The following proteins are co-located in the Vigna unguiculata cultivar IT97K-499-35 chromosome 9, ASM411807v1, whole genome shotgun sequence genome:
- the LOC114163894 gene encoding vacuolar-sorting receptor 6-like has product MRLCVAEAAAVTLFAAWLILVDARFVVEKSSITVLSPHKMRTKRDGAIGNFGLPDYGGFIVGSVVYPAKGSHGCKVFDGDKPFKLQSYRPTIVLLDRGECYFALKVWHAQLAGAAAVLVTDSIDESLITMDSPEESSDADGYIEKIMIPSALIEKSFGDSLKEALNNKDEVLLRIDWRESVPHPDNRVEYEFWTNSNDECGARCDEQMNFVKNFKGHAQILERGGYTLFTPHYITWFCPPPFILSSQCKSQCINHGRYCAPDPEKDFGEGYEGKDVVYENLRQLCVHRVANESNRSWVWWDYVTDFHVRCSMKEKRYSKDCAEEVMKSLDLPMEKIKKCMGDPEADVENEVLKNEQQVQIGRGSRGDITILPTLVLNNVQYRGKLERTAVLKAVCSGFKETTEPSVCLSGDVETNECLERNGGCWEDKKANITACKDTFRGRVCECPVVNGVQYKGDGYTTCEAFGPARCSINNGGCWSETKNGVTFSACSDSKANGCQCPVGFTGDGYKCEDIDECKERSVCQCDGCSCKDTWGGYDCKCKGNLLYIKEQDVCIERSGSRFGRFLAFVVIAVVVGASLAGYVFYKYRLRSYMDSEIMAIMSQYMPLDQQNNVVHAEAQPLRQEDTA; this is encoded by the exons ATGAGACTGTGCGTTGCTGAGGCTGCGGCCGTCACTCTGTTTGCGGCGTGGCTGATTCTTGTCGACGCGCGGTTTGTGGTGGAGAAGAGCAGCATAACTGTTCTTTCGCCGCACAAGATGCGGACGAAACGTGACGGCGCCATCGGTAACTTTGGCCTTCCTGACTACGGAGGATTCATCGTTGGCTCTGTGGTGTATCCAGCCAAAGGCTCGCACGGTTGTAAGGTCTTCGACGGAGATAAGCCCTTCAAACTTCAGTCCTATCGTCCTACTATTGTTCTTCTTGATCGCGGAG AGTGTTATTTTGCCTTGAAGGTTTGGCATGCACAACTAGCTGGAGCTGCAGCAGTTTTGGTGACTGACAGCATTGATGAGTCTCTTATAACCATGGATTCTCCGGAGGAGAGCTCTGATGCTGATGGATATATCGAGAAGATTATGATTCCATCAGCTCTGATAGAAAAATCATTCGGTGATTCGTTGAAGGAGGCTTTGAATAACAAAGATGAAGTTTTGCTGAGAATTGACTGGAGAGAGTCAGTACCTCACCCTGATAACAGAGTTGAGTATGAGTTTTGGACCAACAGCAATGATGAATGTGGAGCTCGTTGTGACGAACAGATGAATTTCGTGAAGAATTTTAAGGGTCATGCTCAGATTCTTGAGAGGGGTGGTTACACCTTGTTCACACCACACTATATAACGTGGTTTTGTCCACCGCCCTTCATTCTTAGCAGTCAGTGTAAATCGCAGTGTATAAACCATGGGAGATATTGTGCCCCGGATCCAGAGAAGGATTTTGGAGAGGGATATGAAGGAAAGGATGTGGTGTATGAAAATTTGAGGCAGCTGTGTGTCCATAGGGTTGCCAATGAGAGCAACCGTTCATGGGTCTGGTGGGATTATGTGACAGATTTCCATGTCAGATGTTCTATGAAGGAGAAAAGATACAGCAAAGATTGTGCTGAGGAAGTGATGAAATCATTGG ATCTGCCTatggagaaaattaaaaaatgcatgGGTGATCCTGAAGCGGATGTGGAGAATGAAGTGCTAAAGAATGAGCAACAAGTCCAG ATCGGTAGAGGATCTCGTGGTGACATCACCATTTTGCCCACATTGGTTTTGAACAATGTCCAGTATAGAG GAAAATTGGAGAGAACTGCTGTACTGAAGGCTGTATGTTCTGGGTTTAAGGAGACTACTGAACCTTCAGTTTGTTTAAGTGGAG ATGTTGAGACTAATGAGTGTCTTGAAAGAAATGGAGGATGCTGGGAAGACAAAAAGGCTAACATAACTGCTTGcaag GACACGTTCAGGGGAAGAGTTTGCGAGTGCCCTGTTGTGAACGGTGTTCAGTATAAGGGTGATGGTTATACTACATGTGAAG CTTTTGGACCTGCAAGGTGTTCTATAAACAATGGTGGTTGTTGGTCAGAAACTAAAAATGGAGTTACTTTCTCAGCTTGCTCA GACTCCAAGGCGAACGGTTGTCAATGCCCGGTTGGGTTTACTGGGGATGGTTATAAATGCGAAG ATATTGACGAATGTAAGGAAAGAAGTGTTTGTCAGTGTGATGGCTGCAGCTGCAAGGACACTTGGGGTGGTTACGATTGTAAATGCAAGGGAAATCTTCTATATATAAAGGAACAAGATGTCTGTATTG AAAGAAGTGGATCACGATTTGGACGGTTCCTTGCCTTTGTGGTCATAGCAGTTGTTGTGGGCGCTAGTCTAGCTGGTTACGTGTTCTACAAATATAGGCTCCGG TCTTACATGGATTCCGAGATCATGGCTATCATGTCACAATACATGCCACTGGACCAGCAAAATAATGTAGTTCATGCTGAAGCTCAGCCTTTGCGACAAGAAGACACCGCGTAA
- the LOC114162322 gene encoding protein PLASTID TRANSCRIPTIONALLY ACTIVE 14 translates to MASFPLYQPTHTVFSNTQFKGLRSGFFWRPSYSFGTLAENKAQPIKALVAKSPFPLFQPPQVEEESPSELEPVDPDFYKIGYVRSMRAYGVQFKEGPDGFGVYASKDVEPLRRARVIMEIPLELMLTISKKLPWMFFPDIIPLDHPIFDIINSTNPETDWDLRLASLLLFAFDCEGNFWQLYGDFLPSADECTSLLLASEEELLELQDPNLASTIRKQQQRALEFWHKNWHNEAPLKIKRLARDPQRFIWAVSIAQSRCINMQMRVGALNQEANMLIPYADMLNHSFEPNCFFHWRFKDRMLEVLINAGHRVRKGDEMTVNYMSSQKNDVYMQRYGFSSPVNPWDEVQFSGNARIHLDSFLSIFNISGLREEYYHNNDLSKDGDTFVDGAVIAAARTLPSWSDGDVPPIPSVEREAVKELQNECQKMLSGFGTTSKQDQKLLDSMTDATRTLEAAIKYRLHRKLLMEKVIKALDMYQEKILF, encoded by the exons ATGGCTTCTTTTCCTCTTTACCAGCCAACCCACACCGTTTTCTCCAATACCCAG TTCAAGGGCTTGCGCAGTGGCTTTTTCTGGCGACCCTCTTACTCCTTTGGGACTCTTGCTGAAAACAAAGCACAACCTattaaagctttggttgctaaatcCCCATTTCCCCTGTTTCAGCCTCCCCAAGTTGAAGAAGAGTCACCGTCTGAG TTGGAGCCTGTGGATCCTGACTTCTACAAGATTGGGTATGTCCGAAGCATGCGAGCTTATGGTGTTCAATTTAAAGAAGGGCCAGATGGTTTTGGTGTGTATGCTTCCAAAGATGTAGAGCCTCTTCGCCGAGCAAGG GTTATAATGGAAATTCCTCTTGAATTGATGTTAACCATAAGCAAGAAGCTCCCATGGATGTTTTTTCCGGATATAATTCCCTTGGATCATccaatatttgatattattaactCAACAAATCCAGAG ACAGATTGGGACCTAAGGTTGGCATCCCTTCTCCTATTTGCATTTGACTGTGAAGGCAACTTCTGGCAATTGTATGGTGACTTCTTACCAAGTGCAGATGAGTGCACTAGCCTACTTCTGGCTTCAGAG GAAGAACTTTTGGAGCTACAGGATCCCAATCTTGCTTCCACTATTAGAAAACAGCAACAACGAGCCTTAGAATTCTGGCACAAGAATTGG CACAATGAAGCACCCCTTAAAATAAAGCGTCTTGCTCGTGATCCACAAAGGTTCATTTGGGCAGTGAGTATTGCACAGTCACGATGTATTAACATGCAAATGAGAGTTGGTGCGCTAAATCAAGAAGCAAACATGCTGATTCCTTATGCTG ATATGCTGAACCATTCATTTGAGCCAAATTGTTTTTTCCATTGGCGTTTCAAGGACAGGATGCTTGAGGTTCTCATAAATGCTGGACATCGTGTTAGAAAGGGAGATGAG ATGACAGTTAATTACATGAGTTCGCAGAAGAACGACGTTTACATGCAAAGATATGGATTTTCATCACCTGTG AATCCATGGGATGAGGTACAATTCTCAGGCAATGCACGTATTCATTTGGATTCCTTCTTGTCAATCTTCAATATATCTGGCCTTCGTGAAGAGTATTACCATAACA ACGATCTATCAAAGGATGGTGATACTTTTGTTGATGGAGCAGTCATAGCTGCAGCACGAACATTGCCAAGTTGGTCAGACGGGGATGTTCCTCCAATCCCTAGTGTGGAAAGAGAGGCAGTGAAGGAGTTGCAAAATGAATGCCAAAAAATGCTCTCCGGATTTGGTACAACCTCTAAGCAAGACCAGAAATTGCTAG ATTCCATGACAGATGCTACGAGAACACTTGAAGCTGCAATTAA GTATAGGTTGCACAGAAAATTGTTGATGGAGAAAGTTATCAAAGCATTAGATATGTACCAAGAGAAAATACTGTTCTGA
- the LOC114162521 gene encoding pentatricopeptide repeat-containing protein At3g57430, chloroplastic — protein MHSNLNLIQPPLPYPFSLQTHHQTRTLPTPKHPPPPTATATAAVERRSPSQWIDLLRHQTQSSSFHDAIATYAAMLAAAAPPDNFAFPAVLKAATAVHDLSLGKQIHAHVFKFGHASSVAVANTLVNLYGKCGDLAGARRVFDEIPERDQVSWNSMIATMCRFEEWEMSLHLFRLMLSENVESTSFTLVSVAHACSHVQGGTRLGKQVHAYTLRNDNLRTYTNNALVTMYARLGRVSDAKALFDVFDGKDIVSWNTIISSLSQNDRFEEALMYMYLMIVDGVRPDGVTLASVLPACSQLERLRIGKEIHCYALRNGDLIENSFVGTALVDMYCNCKQAAKGRLVFDGVLRRTVAVWNAMFAGYARNEFDDEALRLFIEMVSQSEFCPNATTFSSVLPACARCEKFLDKEGIHGYIVKMGLGKDKYVQNALMDMYSRMGRIKISKMIFGDMDRRDIVSWNTMITGCVVCGRYDDALNLLHEMQRVQGEDGSDTFVHCEDEESILLKPNSVTLMTVLPGCAALAALGKGKEIHAYAVKEMLAMDVAVGSALVDMYAKCGCLNLARIVFDQMPIRNVITWNALIMAYGMHGKGEEALKLFRSMTEGESNREVIRPNEVTYIAIFAACSHSGMVDEGLHLFHTMKASHGIEARADHYACLVDLLGRSGRIKEACELIHTMPSNLNKIDAWSSLLGACRIHQSVEIGEIAAKNLLLLEPNVASHYVLLSNIYSSAGLWEQAIEVRKKMKEMGVRKEPGCSWIEHGDEVHKFLAGDGSHPQSKELHEYLETLSQRMRKEGYVPDTSCVLHNVDDEEKETMLCGHSERLAIAFGLLNTLPGTTIRVAKNLRVCNDCHVATKIISKIVDREIILRDVRRFHHFKNGTCSCGDYW, from the coding sequence ATGCATTCCAATCTTAACCTTATCCAACCGCCACTCCCTTATCCTTTTTCCCTCCAAACCCATCACCAAACTCGCACTCTCCCCACTCCCAAACACCCTCCTCCACCCACCGCCACCGCCACCGCCGCCGTAGAACGCCGTTCTCCGTCCCAATGGATAGACCTCCTCCGACACCAAACCCAATCCTCTTCCTTTCACGACGCCATCGCCACCTACGCCGCCATGCTCGCAGCCGCCGCACCCCCCGACAACTTCGCCTTCCCCGCCGTTCTCAAGGCTGCAACCGCCGTCCACGACCTCAGCCTCGGGAAGCAAATCCACGCGCACGTGTTCAAGTTTGGCCACGCGTCCTCCGTTGCCGTGGCTAACACCCTTGTCAACTTGTACGGCAAATGCGGCGACCTCGCTGGCGCGCGCCGCGTGTTCGACGAAATCCCCGAGCGTGACCAGGTGTCTTGGAACTCCATGATCGCGACGATGTGTCGGTTCGAGGAGTGGGAGATGTCTCTGCACTTGTTTCGGTTAATGCTGTCGGAAAACGTGGAGTCCACTTCGTTCACGCTGGTCAGTGTGGCGCACGCGTGCTCTCACGTGCAGGGTGGCACGCGGCTCGGGAAGCAAGTGCACGCGTATACTCTGAGAAACGACAATTTGAGAACATATACCAACAATGCGTTGGTGACTATGTATGCGAGATTGGGGAGAGTTAGCGATGCTAAGGCGTTGTTTGACGTGTTTGATGGTAAAGACATTGTGTCTTGGAACACTATTATTAGTTCTCTTTCTCAGAATGATAGGTTTGAGGAAGCGCTGATGTATATGTACCTTATGATCGTTGATGGGGTTAGGCCTGATGGGGTTACACTGGCGAGTGTTTTGCCAGCTTGTTCTCAACTGGAGAGGTTGAGGATTGGGAAAGAAATTCATTGCTATGCGTTGAGAAATGGGGATTTGATTGAGAATTCGTTTGTTGGGACTGCGTTGGTTGACATGTATTGTAATTGCAAGCAGGCTGCTAAGGGTAGGTTGGTTTTTGATGGGGTGTTGAGGAGGACGGTGGCTGTTTGGAATGCCATGTTTGCTGGTTATGCTCGGAATGAGTTTGATGATGAAGCATTGAGATTGTTTATTGAGATGGTTTCTCAGTCTGAGTTTTGTCCCAATGCAACTACTTTTTCGAGTGTTTTGCCTGCTTGTGCGCGTTGCGAGAAGTTTTTGGACAAAGAAGGGATCCATGGTTACATTGTGAAGATGGGACTAGGGAAGGATAAGTATGTGCAGAATGCGTTGATGGACATGTATTCCCGGATGGGAAGGATTAAAATTTCCAAGATGATATTTGGTGACATGGATAGAAGGGATATAGTGTCTTGGAACACGATGATCACTGGCTGTGTTGTTTGTGGGCGGTATGATGATGCACTTAATCTTTTGCATGAAATGCAGAGAGTTCAAGGAGAAGATGGGAGTGACACATTTGTTCATTGTGAGGATGAGGAGAGCATTCTCCTGAAGCCGAATTCGGTAACTCTAATGACGGTGCTTCCAGGTTGTGCAGCCTTGGCAGCGTTAGGTAAAGGAAAGGAGATTCATGCTTATGCTGTTAAAGAAATGCTGGCAATGGATGTTGCTGTGGGAAGTGCATTAGTGGACATGTATGCAAAATGTGGTTGCCTGAACCTGGCCAGGATAGTCTTTGATCAAATGCCTATAAGAAATGTTATTACTTGGAATGCTCTTATCATGGCTTATGGGATGCATGGAAAAGGGGAAGAAGCTTTGAAGCTTTTTAGATCAATGACAGAAGGAGAAAGCAATAGAGAAGTAATAAGGCCCAATGAAGTGACCTATATTGCAATTTTTGCTGCTTGCAGTCATTCTGGGATGGTGGATGAAGGCCTTCATTTATTCCATACAATGAAAGCTAGCCATGGGATTGAAGCCAGAGCTGACCATTATGCTTGTCTTGTGGACTTGCTTGGTCGATCTGGTCGGATCAAAGAGGCCTGTGAATTGATCCACACTATGCCATCCAACTTGAACAAAATAGATGCATGGAGTAGTTTGCTTGGTGCCTGTAGGATTCACCAGAGTGTAGAAATTGGTGAAATTGCAGCTAAGAACCTGCTTCTCTTGGAGCCAAATGTAGCCAGCCATTATGTTCTACTGTCTAACATATACTCCTCAGCGGGGCTCTGGGAACAGGCAATAGAGGTACGgaagaaaatgaaggaaatgGGAGTAAGAAAAGAACCTGGTTGTAGTTGGATTGAGCATGGTGATGAGGTTCACAAGTTTTTGGCAGGGGATGGTTCACACCCACAGAGTAAAGAACTTCATGAGTATCTTGAAACTCTGTCCCAAAGAATGAGAAAGGAGGGCTATGTGCCTGACACTTCGTGTGTCCTTCACAATGTTGATGATGAAGAGAAAGAAACTATGCTATGTGGGCATAGTGAGAGACTGGCAATAGCTTTTGGCCTTTTAAATACCCTCCCAGGGACTACCATCAGGGTTGCCAAAAACCTTCGAGTTTGCAATGACTGCCATGTTGCCACTAAAATCATATCAAAGATTGTGGACAGGGAAATCATTCTTAGAGATGTTAGAAGGTTCCATCATTTCAAAAATGGAACTTGCTCTTGTGGGGATTATTGGTAA
- the LOC114163795 gene encoding mitochondrial amidoxime-reducing component 1-like: protein MVGDKVRMESELLAPTISAAKVSSLFIYPIKSCRGISVSHAPLTPTGLRWDRQWVVVNSKGRACTQRVDPKLALVEVQLPPDALVEDYQPTNNSYMVLKAPGMESLKICLSKQHEVTEAITVWEWTGSAWDEGTEASQWFSDFLGKPCRLVRFNAASEVRRVDPNYVGGHRTYFSDGYPFLLLSQESLDALNEHLKEPVPINRFRPNILVEGCDPYSEDLWTEIKISGFSFEGVKLCSRCKVPTINQETGIAGSEPTETLMKTRSGKVIRPDAKNKNKVYFGQNMVWNWMDSSAKRSGKIIQVGDPVFVLRKVSSAAEAAA from the exons ATGGTGGGTGACAAAGTGAGAATGGAGTCTGAATTGTTGGCACCAACAATTTCTGCAGCCAAAGTTTCAAGCCTCTTCATATACCCAATCAAGTCATGCCGTGGAATTTCTGTTTCCCATGCTCCTCTTACTCCCACTG GACTTAGATGGGATCGGCAATGGGTGGTGGTGAATTCCAAAGGGAGGGCATGCACCCAAAGAGTTGATCCAAAGCTTGCTTTGGTTGAGGTTCAGCTGCCACCAGATGCACTTGTTGAGGACTATCAACCTACGAACAATTCCTACATGG TATTGAAAGCACCTGGGATGGAATCTCTCAAGATTTGTTTGAGTAAACAACATGAAGTAACAGAAGCTATCACAGTCTGGGAATGGACTGGATCTGCCTGGGATGAAGGAACAGAAGCCTCACAGTGGTTTTCAGATTTTTTAGGAAAACCCTGTCGACTGGTCCGCTTCAATGCTG CTTCGGAAGTTAGACGAGTGGATCCTAATTATGTTGGGGGACATCGGACCTATTTCTCTGATGGTTATCCATTCTTACTTTTATCTCAG GAATCATTAGATGCACTCAATGAGCATCTAAAGGAACCCGTACCTATTAATCGCTTCAGACCCAA TATTCTTGTTGAAGGTTGTGATCCATATTCTGAGGACTTGTGGACTGAGATAAAGATCAGTGGGTTTTCATTTGAGGGAGTCAAGCTGTGCTCCCGTTGTAAG GTACCCACAATCAATCAGGAGACTGGGATAGCTGGATCTGAGCCAACTGAGACTCTTATGAAAACTAGGTCTGGCAAAGTCATCAGACCagatgcaaaaaataaaaacaag GTGTACTTTGGTCAGAACATGGTATGGAACTGGATGGATTCTTCTGCTAAACGGAGTGGAAAAATCATTCAAGTTGGAGATCCTGTTTTTGTTCTTAGAAAGGTCTCTTCTGCAGCCGAAGCAGCTGCCTGA